A part of Paenibacillus donghaensis genomic DNA contains:
- a CDS encoding dihydroorotate dehydrogenase, giving the protein MSAPVYCNVWTSTGTILVLFILLVIITRTFV; this is encoded by the coding sequence ATGTCCGCACCTGTTTACTGCAACGTCTGGACTTCCACCGGGACCATTCTTGTGCTCTTTATTCTGCTCGTGATCATTACACGTACTTTCGTCTAA